The stretch of DNA CTATCTTCCTGTTTGCCGGCTGGCTGCACCTGCAGCCCAAGTTCCGCCCCAGCCTGTCCTGGTTCAAGAACGCTGAGTCGCGCCTGAACCACCACCTGGCTGGACTGTTCGGCGTCAGCTCCCTGGCCTGGACCGGTCACCTGGTGCACGTGGCGATTCCCGAATCTCGCGGTGTCCACGTGGGTTGGGACAACTTCCTCTCCATGAAGCCCCACCCAGAGGGTCTGCTGCCCTTCTTCACGGGTAATTGGGGGGTCTACGCCCAGAACCCTGACACCTCTAGCCATATCTTCGGTACGGCGACCGGGTCTGGGTCTGCGATTCTAACCTTCCTGGGTGGCTTCCATCCTCAGACTGAGTCCCTCTGGCTGACGGATATGGCCCACCACCACCTGGCGATCGCGGTGATCTTCATCATCGCCGGGCACATGTACCGCACCAACTTTGGGATTGGCCACAGCATTAAGGAAATCCTGAATGCTCACAAGCCCCCTGCTGGCGGTCTCGGTGAAGGTCACAAGGGTCTTTACGACACTCTGAACAACTCCCTCCACTTCCAGCTGGCGCTGGCCCTGGCTTCCCTGGGCGTGGTCACCTCCCTGGTGGCGCAGCACATGTACGCGCTGCCCCCCTATGCCTTCATGGCTAAGGACTACACCACCCAGGCGGCGCTCTACACCCACCACCAGTACATCGCTGGCTTCATCATGGTGGGGGCCTTTGCCCACGGCGCTATCTTCCTGGTGCGTGACTACGACCCCGTTGCCAACAAAAACAACGTCCTCGATCGCGTTCTGCAGCACAAGGAAGCGATTATCTCGCACCTGAGCTGGGTGTCGCTGTTCCTGGGCTTCCACACCCTGGGACTGTACGTCCACAACGACGTGGTGGTCGCCTTTGGCACTCCCGAGAAGCAAATTCTGGTCGAACCCGTGTTTGCCCAGTGGGTGCAGGCCGCTTCGGGTAAAGTGCTCTATGGCTTCGATACCCTGCTGTCGAACCCCGACAGCGTGACCCAAACCGCCAATGCCGTCTGGCTGCCCGGCTGGTTTGAGGCCATCAACAGCAACGCTAACTCGCTGTTTCTGACCATTGGTCCTGGCGATTTCCTGGTTCACCACGCGATCGCCCTGGGTCTGCACACCACCACCTTGATCCTGGTCAAGGGTGCCCTGGATGCTCGCGGCTCCAAGCTGATGCCCGACAAAAAAGACTTCGGCTACAGCTTCCCCTGCGACGGCCCTGGCCGTGGCGGCACCTGCGACATCTCCGCGTGGGATTCCTTCTACCTGGCGATGTTCTGGATGCTCAACACCATTGGTTGGGTTACCTTCTACTGGCACTGGAAGCATCTGAGCATCTGGAGCGGCAACGTCGCCCAGTTCAACGAGTCCTCCAACTACCTGATGGGCTGGCTCCGCGATTACCTGTGGCTCAACAGCTCTCAGCTGATCAACGGCTACAACCCCTACGGCATGAATAACCTCGCGGTTTGGGCCTGGATGTTCCTCTTTGGGCACCTGGTCTGGGCTACTGGCTTCATGTTCCTGATCTCCTGGCGGGGCTACTGGCAAGAGCTGATCGAAACTCTGGTCTGGGCCCACGAGCGCACTCCCCTGGCTAACCTGGTTCGCTGGAAGGACAAGCCCGTTGCCATGTCGATCATTCAGGGTCGAGTTGTGGGTCTGGCCCACTTCACCGTGGGTTACATTCTCACCTACGCCGCCTTCCTGATAGCTTCGACCTCCAGCCGCTTCGGCTAAGTTGGACTAGTTAGTTAACGTAAAGCGCCCCGATGCAGTGCATCGGGGCGCTTTTTGTAGGCGTTTGAAAAAAACAAGCATTAGCCCAAGATTGGCTGTCTCTTACTCAACAAGTGTTTCCTCATTCCAAAGGAGCTTTATCAACTCCATTTATGTTCGCACCATCTGCAAAGAGGGCACTCTATACGATAGAGAGGAAAACTATATCGCTTGGTTATCAGCGTGATGACGTGTTTGCCTCCTTGCGCTTGACTAGGGCGATGCATATACCCTCTCCTCGGTACAACCCCCTTAGAAGTTTGGGCCAAAGCTCCAACTCTAGCTCATACTGAATCTGGCTTGGCTACCTCCGGTTGAGTTGGGCAAACACCGTTTGCCCCTACGCAAACCTCCTGTTTTGAATCGAGGTTATGCGATTCGGATATGGCATCACTGGTTTGCAATAATCGTCTCTTTTTATTTGTTGATATTGGAAGAAATCAACTATGACCAGCACAGTTACCAACTTGACTTTAGCTAAGCAGGGAAATCCTAAAGCTATTGAAGCACTAATCCACCGTCAGCTTCATACAAGGGGGATTCAAACAAAGGTCAATTTGAAATCTACAGGTCTGTATATCCTTCTAGAATCAGAGCAGGTACCATCTAAAGTAGTGACTTTCTCCTTTATTCAAAAAGGATTATTGAATCTCAACCCATCTGGAATTGATAAGGTCTACGTATATGGCAGGCAAATGGGTTCAGATGCGCCGGACTGGGGTGAGTCTTTTGTGTTGGGCGAGAAAGGAACACAAATAAATACTATTAGTAGAGTGACCCGCCAAGATTCAAACGACCATCTTACTAATTTTCAATCCTTTGGAATTGCGTCTGTTGAAAGTAACTCAAGCAAAAGCTTAGGTATAAAGGAGAAGCTCCAGGAAATTGAGCAACTAAGGATAGAAGGTGCAATAACGGCTGAAGAGTATTCTGCACTTCGTAATGAAACTCTCGGAGTCAAGCCACAACCAGCAAACTCTGGCATTAGCAATAATTCTAATTCCCATACAGTAGTCAATGTGGTTACAGGTCAAGCAGTAGAAAATACCAATAAAGAAGAAAAAACCACAAAAAGTCAGGAAGGTGGTTGCTACAAGCAATGGGCACTTCACCTTGTTTTAAGCATTTTTACAGGTGGTGGATGGCTACTGGTCTGGTTGATTCTTGCTATAGCCAAGATATAGGTTCTTATAAGATGTTAAAGTTTATGGTTAAAGCATATAGGTATAGTAGTCTAAAACAGATACTGAATATTCCAGATGGTTGTTGCTTATATGCTGAGTCTTGTTCTTGTTATGCCGAGAGAATGATTCAGGAAAAAGGGCAATTGTTTGCCTTGCCCAGCATCATTCTTAGACTTTTGCGGTGCAATCCTGCGTCTCACAAAGCAATAGGTCATTCATATCACGACATAAACTTAACCTCAGAAGTTCTAAAGCGTAGTGGGAAAACCCGATATGTTTATCGAGGTGTGCCTTACTATCGGCAAGTTTGATTAATAAATAAATAGTTGAATTGCTTTGACTCTCCAGGAAAAAACACTGAGAGGGCTTGTTGTATATTTTTAAGTTGCATAATCTCCTGCTTCCCTTTAAAATTCAAAATCTGCTCATCTAAGCTGAGTTGTACCAATTCAAAGTGAAAGCAAGCATAATAGAGAGATGTGGCCTAAGCTTTTGTAGCCATGGGCAGACCCCTCATCCTCGAGATTGCAGAAAGTGTTGAGTTTTTGGAAAGAAGCCTAAAGCAAGCAAGAGCAGTATTCGCAAAGTTCAATTTCATTCTTGATGCCCTTCTTTAAATGCTTTCTAGAACCCCTAGTTATATTCAACCCCATTTTATTGGTGTACCTATTGCTGCTACCGTACCTTATTAGCCTAAGAGACACTGTATCCGAAGTGCAACTGTTGACTTATCAATGGTGAAGGATGAGATTACGATCCGCACAGTGAAGGTGAGCGATGCAGCGGCCATCGCACGACTTTGGCTTCAATGCACAGCGGAAGTGGCGGTGTATGAGCCCATCTATACTCCGGCAATAGATGTCGAAGACTTGGCCCACCGTCTTGGTGCTGAGTTTGGCTCAGGTAAGAAGTTCGGTTGGGTGGCGGAAGTCGGCAACGAACTCGCTGGTTATGTCACTTGCTTAGTACAGGAGGAGGAGCCGATCTTTGTACGGCGGCAATACGTCTACGTTGCTGACTTGGACGTAGCTCCTTCATACCGGGGGCAGGGGCTGAGCCGGGTGCTGATGAACCGGGTGGAGCAGTATGCCCAAGCGTGCGGGATCCGGCGCTTGGAATTGGCCGTCGCCTACGGGGACCCCCGATCCCGAGCGGTGTGGGAGCGTCACGGTTTTCAACCCCATTTCATCCACCTGCACAAGGATCTTTGAGCCGCCGGTACGGAATGCTGTAGGCCATGTTCGCGCACTACCGTTGACTATGCCGCCGATAGGTCGCTGCATAGTCTGGCACCTCAAGCTGCGGCAAACACTGCTCATCCGCCACTGGGGCCGCCGCTGTCTGTTGCAGCGGAATCTCCCCTGCCCACACCGGCAGCGCGTAATCCTCTGGCGCATCAATGGGTGGGCCAGTGCGTACCTTGGCGGAGGCTTCAGCGATCGGCAGCCCCAGCACCAGGGTACCGGCTAGCTCCTGGGGGTTGGGGGGGCGCACCTCTGCCCATCGCCCGGGCACCACATGGTCGGTAAATGCCTTGAGTGCCATCAGCTTTTCGGTCGGGTCATCCACCCGAGTGGCGGTGCCAAACAGCACCACCGAGCGATAGTTCATCGAGTGGTGAAAGGCCGATCGCGCCAGCACCAACCCATCCAGCAGTGTCACCGTCAGGCATACGTCCACGCCGCGATCGAGGGTGCGCAGCATGCGGCTGGCGGGGGAACCGTGGATGTAGAGCTGGTCTTCTAGTCGGCCATAGGCGGTGGGAATGACAAAGGGTTGCCCTTCAACGGCAAAGCCCAGGTGACAGATCAGCGCTTCATCGAGGATGTCGTAGACCTGCTGGGCATCGTAGCTGGCGCGCTGGGGGAGGCGTTTGACTTGGGTGCGGGGGTTGGGGAGCATGGGTTTGGGGGTGGATGGGTGGATGGGTAAAGGGGTGAAGAGGTGACGGGTGGTGTTAGAGGGTGGCGGGGAGGTGGGCGATGAGGGATGGGGCGGTGGGGTGGGTTTGCAAAGCGGTGATGATTTTGGGATGGGGTTGGGGGTAGAGGGTGGGATAGTCCACTTCGCCGCAGTGGGGGCGGATGGGGAAGGCGAGTTGTTCGCGATTGGTGCAAAACTCAGCCTGTACACCGGGTTTATTGCCCCGGGCATC from Leptolyngbya sp. KIOST-1 encodes:
- a CDS encoding pyridoxamine 5'-phosphate oxidase family protein; translated protein: MLPNPRTQVKRLPQRASYDAQQVYDILDEALICHLGFAVEGQPFVIPTAYGRLEDQLYIHGSPASRMLRTLDRGVDVCLTVTLLDGLVLARSAFHHSMNYRSVVLFGTATRVDDPTEKLMALKAFTDHVVPGRWAEVRPPNPQELAGTLVLGLPIAEASAKVRTGPPIDAPEDYALPVWAGEIPLQQTAAAPVADEQCLPQLEVPDYAATYRRHSQR
- the psaB gene encoding photosystem I core protein PsaB, which produces MATKFPKFSQDLAADPTTRRIWYGIATAHDFESHDGMTEENLYQKIFASHFGHLAIIFLWTSGNLFHVAWQGNFEQWIKDPLNIKPIAHAIWDPHFGQPAVDAFSQAGSSSPVNVAFSGVYHWWYTIGMRTNNDLYSGAVFLLILSAIFLFAGWLHLQPKFRPSLSWFKNAESRLNHHLAGLFGVSSLAWTGHLVHVAIPESRGVHVGWDNFLSMKPHPEGLLPFFTGNWGVYAQNPDTSSHIFGTATGSGSAILTFLGGFHPQTESLWLTDMAHHHLAIAVIFIIAGHMYRTNFGIGHSIKEILNAHKPPAGGLGEGHKGLYDTLNNSLHFQLALALASLGVVTSLVAQHMYALPPYAFMAKDYTTQAALYTHHQYIAGFIMVGAFAHGAIFLVRDYDPVANKNNVLDRVLQHKEAIISHLSWVSLFLGFHTLGLYVHNDVVVAFGTPEKQILVEPVFAQWVQAASGKVLYGFDTLLSNPDSVTQTANAVWLPGWFEAINSNANSLFLTIGPGDFLVHHAIALGLHTTTLILVKGALDARGSKLMPDKKDFGYSFPCDGPGRGGTCDISAWDSFYLAMFWMLNTIGWVTFYWHWKHLSIWSGNVAQFNESSNYLMGWLRDYLWLNSSQLINGYNPYGMNNLAVWAWMFLFGHLVWATGFMFLISWRGYWQELIETLVWAHERTPLANLVRWKDKPVAMSIIQGRVVGLAHFTVGYILTYAAFLIASTSSRFG
- the yidD gene encoding membrane protein insertion efficiency factor YidD, with the translated sequence MVKAYRYSSLKQILNIPDGCCLYAESCSCYAERMIQEKGQLFALPSIILRLLRCNPASHKAIGHSYHDINLTSEVLKRSGKTRYVYRGVPYYRQV
- a CDS encoding GNAT family N-acetyltransferase, which codes for MVKDEITIRTVKVSDAAAIARLWLQCTAEVAVYEPIYTPAIDVEDLAHRLGAEFGSGKKFGWVAEVGNELAGYVTCLVQEEEPIFVRRQYVYVADLDVAPSYRGQGLSRVLMNRVEQYAQACGIRRLELAVAYGDPRSRAVWERHGFQPHFIHLHKDL